The following proteins come from a genomic window of Triticum aestivum cultivar Chinese Spring chromosome 6A, IWGSC CS RefSeq v2.1, whole genome shotgun sequence:
- the LOC123131855 gene encoding histone H4, producing MSGRGKGGKGLGKGGAKRHRKVLRDNIQGITKPAIRRLARRGGVKRISGLIYEETRGVLKIFLENVIRDAVTYTEHARRKTVTAMDVVYALKRQGRTLYGFGG from the coding sequence ATGTCCGGCCGCGGCAAGGGAGGGAAGGGCCTCGGCAAGGGCGGCGCCAAGCGCCACCGGAAGGTGCTCCGGGACAACATCCAGGGCATCACCAAGCCGGCCATCCGGCGGCTGGCTCGCCGTGGAGGCGTGAAGCGCATCTCGgggctcatctacgaggagacccgcggcgtgcTCAAGATCTTCCTGGAGAACGTCATCCGCGACGCCGTCACCTACACCGAGCACGCCCGCCGCAAGACCGTCACCGCCATGGACGTCGTCTACGCCCTCAAGCGACAGGGGCGAACCCTCTACGGATTCGGCGGCTGA
- the LOC123131853 gene encoding histone H3.2, which translates to MARTKQTARKSTGGKAPRKQLATKAARKSAPATGGVKKPHRFRPGTVALREIRKYQKSTELLIRKLPFQRLVREIAQDFKTDLRFQSSAVSALQEAAEAYLVGLFEDTNLCAIHAKRVTIMPKDIQLARRIRGERA; encoded by the coding sequence ATGGCCCGCACGAAGCAGACGGCGAGGAAGTCCACCGGCGGCAAGGCGCCGCGGAAGCAGCTGGCCACCAAGGCGGCGCGCAAGTCGGCGCCGGCCACCGGCGGCGTGAAGAAGCCGCACCGCTTCCGCCCGGGCACCGTGGCGCTCCGGGAGATCCGTAAGTACCAGAAGAGCACGGAGCTGCTCATCCGCAAGCTGCCCTTCCAGCGCCTCGTCAGGGAGATCGCGCAGGACTTCAAGACCGACCTCCGCTTCCAGAGCTCCGCCGTCTCCGCGCTGCAGGAGGCCGCCGAGGCCTACCTCGTCGGGCTCTTCGAGGACACCAACCTCTGCGCCATCCACGCCAAGCGCGTCACcatcatgcccaaggacatccaGCTCGCAAGACGCATCCGGGGCGAGAGGGCCTAG